In Quercus robur chromosome 10, dhQueRobu3.1, whole genome shotgun sequence, a genomic segment contains:
- the LOC126703147 gene encoding uncharacterized protein LOC126703147 isoform X2, which translates to MDKNFCTDSAGNKFTRNANSTFFVHFDRRSVFVNLRIHVPERLLQLNGETRLVQATNNYNKLKVYLYFSEPVLNSSAEILNSLQMSQGRLLPVSGNDLGNRRFGFMVANLSGMAIVTLSINSNSIISRQGTPVSQVAPVTFLYDSLRPAVRLSTPSHLRTREHSIPMLIKFMKPVFGFNSSNISITGGHLQSFRDISKSTYSIEIKADHDIVSVYVPENVTGDVAGNKNLPSNVLQVRHYSVPKISSVISKLATASFVVTSIASGLLMVSIASLHSIGEFSRPFSSSSDPARNLFRIACHIQVFALSRWLAVTLPVEYHEFARGLQWSIPYFNLPWETRNTQPVLMGSSPPSNSHPYISKIHDSENFPGVQLKQENLSRAASVYGLPLTPMEYRSYFQNQNIRPEAEYILDPHILNGWRDFSRSMFCLAIIGGSFILLHALLLVILKFRKKNPEKQRGYGVLTFPRFEIFLIILALPCICEASAALIRGGSASEIIVGILLLGAVSFLLLVLLLFLSIGITFAKLLQYKEVHQVGRRFHWYQEIVRVTLGPGKRGQWTWKNQQNSNYLTMLGPLFEDLRGPPKYMLSQISGGSSLTHGDRIIASDDETEDAEAPFIQKLFGILRIYYTLLESVRRVTLGTMAGVYKEKRSSKTPTIILLCITSFQLFFLVLKKPFIKKKVQLVEIISVTSEVGLFAICFVLLEKEFSARVETIVGVFMLILFLVGYLPQMMNEWCALYRQTKQLDSAEKSFLTGLKIASIGLVLLFIPHKFLESRFPVNGHHGDGETNVTSSSAERNRNSGSRNSGTTVPEKSWLKQLRELAKASFSKDESGAPSDPSTSRARWSGLWGTKGSGSPTLNASSDLKSNPSGLYKDLEAIFASK; encoded by the exons ATGGATAAGAATTTTTGTACTGACAGTGCTGGGAACAAATTTACAAGAAATGCGAATTCTACTTTCTTTGTGCATTTTG ATAGACGAAGTGTGTTTGTCAACTTGAGGATTCATGTTCCTGAAAGGCTACTTCAACTTAATGGTGAAACTAGACTGGTGCAAGCAACTAATAACTACAATAAACTAAAGGTGTATTTGTACTTTTCAGAGCCTGTTCTCAACTCATCTGCAGAAATTCTAAATTCTCTCCAAATGAGTCAGGGCAGACTTCTTCCTGTCAGTGGAAATGATCTTGGGAATCGCAGATTTGGCTTTATG GTTGCAAATCTATCTGGCATGGCTATAGTCACACTAAGCATTAATTCAAACTCTATAATAAGTAGACAAGGGACTCCAGTTTCCCAAGTTGCACCAGTTACTTTCCTGTATG ATTCTTTGAGGCCTGCTGTAAGGTTGAGTACACCATCCCATCTGAGGACAAGAGAACATAGCATCCCTATgttaataaaattcatgaaGCCTGTATTTGGTTTCAACTCTTCTAATATATCAATCACAGGAGGGCATTTACAGAG CTTTCGTGACATAAGTAAAAGCACATATTCTATAGAGATAAAAGCAGACCATGATATTGTATCTGTCTATGTTCCCGAGAATGTAACTGGGGATGTTGCTGGAAACAAAAATCTACCCTCCAATGTTCTACAAGTAAGGCACT ATTCTGTGCCCAAAATATCTTCTGTGATTTCTAAGCTTGCAACCGCTTCATTTGTGGTGACATCTATTGCTTCCGGGTTGCTTATGGTTTCAATTGCAAGCCTTCACTCCATTGGGGAATTTTCAAgaccattttcttcttcttctgatccGGCAAGGAATCTTTTT AGAATTGCATGCCATATTCAGGTTTTTGCATTATCTAGATGGTTGGCAGTGACACTGCCAGTGGAGTATCATGAATTTGCAAGGGGTTTGCAGTGGAGCATTCCCTACTTCAATCTTCCATGGGAAACTCGGAACACCCAGCCGGTCTTGATGGGCTCAAGTCCCCCTTCCAACTCACATCCCTACATATCTAAAATTCATGATTCAGAAAATTTTCCAGGTGTGCAGCTGAAACAAGAGAATTTGAGTAGGGCTGCTTCTGTATATGGGTTGCCACTGACTCCAATGGAATATAGATCATACTTTCAG AACCAAAATATTAGACCAGAAGCTGAATATATTTTGGATCCGCATATTTTAAATGG GTGGAGGGATTTTAGTAGAAGCATGTTCTGCTTAGCCATAATTGGTGGCAGTTTCATACTGCTGCATGCTTTACTCCTTGTCATCCTAAAATTCAGGAAGAAAAATCCTGAAAAGCAGAGGGGTTATGGAGTACTCACATTCCCAAGATTTGAAATATTCCTTATAATTCTTGCACTACCTTGTATTTGCGAGGCCTCTGCTGCTCTAATTAGAG GAGGATCGGCATCAGAGATTATAGTTGGCATTCTGCTTCTGGGTGCTGTGTCATTTCTACTGCTGGTATTGCTCTTGTTCCTCTCTATAGGTATTACATTTGCAAAGCTACTTCAATACAAGGAAGTTCATCAAGTAGGTCGGAGATTTCACTGGTATCAAGAAATAGTCCGAGTAACACTGGGTCCTGGTAAGAGAGGCCAGTGGACGTGGAAAAATCAACAGAACTCTAATTACCTAACCATGTTAGGGCCTCTATTTGAAGATTTAAGAGGCCCCCCAAAATACATGCTCTCACAGATTTCTGGGGGCAGTTCCCTTACACATGGTGATCGGATCATTGCCTCTGATGACGAAACTGAAGATGCAGAAGCACCTTTTATCCAAAAGCTGTTTGGAATACTCAGAATATACTACACGCTGCTTGAATCCGTGAGACGCGTTACACTAGGGACTATGGCTGGTGTCTATAAGGAGAAGCGGTCTTCTAAGACTCCCACAATAATCTTGTTATGCATCACCTCTTTTCAGCTCTTCTTCCTTGTTCTCAAGAAGccatttattaagaaaaaagttCAGTTGGTTGAGATCATCTCAGTTACCAGTGAAGTAGGTTTATTTGctatttgttttgttctctTGGAGAAGGAATTTTCAGCCAGGGTTGAGACTATAGTTGGAGTGTTCATGCTTATACTTTTCCTAGTGGGATATTTACCACAGATGATGAATGAATGGTGTGCTTTGTATAGACAGACAAAGCAGCTGGACTCGGCTGAGAAGTCTTTCTTAACTGGTTTGAAGATAGCTTCAATTGGATTAGTTCTGCTTTTCATCCCACACAAGTTTTTGGAAAGCAGGTTCCCAGTTAATGGTCACCATGGGGATGGAGAGACTAATGTCACTAGTTCTTCAGCTGAAAGGAACAGGAACTCTGGGAGTAGGAACTCGGGCACAACTGTGCCAGAAAAATCATGGTTGAAACAGCTAAGAGAACTGGCAAAGGCTAGCTTTAGTAAGGATGAAAGTGGGGCTCCAAGTGATCCCTCAACCAGTCGTGCAAGATGGAGTGGGCTTTGGGGCACTAAAGGTAGTGGGAGCCCTACTTTAAATGCATCTTCTGATTTAAAGTCAAATCCAAGCGGGTTGTACAAAGATTTAGAAGCCATTTTTGCATCCAAGTAA